A single window of Bordetella genomosp. 11 DNA harbors:
- a CDS encoding xanthine dehydrogenase family protein molybdopterin-binding subunit — protein sequence MNPMYRFEQQSGGAGGIHAAKDAKDAPASPSAPAATRDESMIGRRIERIEDGPLLRGKGKYVGDVEVPGGLHAAFVRSPHAHATILGIDTAAALQTEGVVAVLTAADMSRYLTNLRMPLGFPTTALPAGITPFVLTPQEVCFVGEAVAMVIANSRYAAEDGAADVQVDYAPLPAVSDCRQALEPQAPRVRTDFPDNALTRFTVAYGECEQAFAQAAHVFKDSLHQHRGGAHPMEGRGVVAEYDELRDTLTVWSSTQMAHELQFTLAELLGLPETRIRVIAPDVGGGFGAKFLIYPEEIAIAAAAFHLRQPIKWIEDRVEHFLSSIQERDQFWDVEIAVDAQARVLGIRGSMIHDQGAYTPQGINCPYNAVTGVTGPYIVPAFSIDAVVAQTNKIYTIPVRGAGYPEGAFVMERLLDRVARGMGLDRAEVRRRNLVTVDKLPYVKPLKQRSGKPITLDTGDYLQSQETVLHTIDYAGFAQRKAQARARGRHIGIGLANAVKGTGRGPFESASVRISATGHISAATGAMAMGQGMRTAMAQIVADVLGVRVNDVQVVSGDTSSISMGIGGFASRQTVTGGSSMLLAARQVEAKARKVAAHVLKVEEDALEVRDGVVRVRNSPENAITLAQIARALRGIPGYDLPPGAGAGLEATVCWEPDAMTYANACHACEVEVDIDTGNVAILRYVALQDCGRLINPLIVEGQIHGGIVHGIGNALFEYMRYDQNAQPLTTTFADYLLPTSTEIPHLELLFTQSPTAANPLGVKGVGEVGTIPVTAAIASAIDDALSDFNVHVSAIPVDPVQLVRQMAQAA from the coding sequence ATGAACCCGATGTATCGCTTCGAGCAGCAATCCGGCGGTGCCGGCGGCATCCATGCCGCGAAGGATGCCAAGGATGCGCCTGCGTCCCCGTCGGCGCCTGCCGCCACGCGGGACGAAAGCATGATCGGCCGCCGGATCGAACGCATCGAGGACGGGCCGCTGCTGCGCGGCAAAGGCAAGTACGTCGGCGATGTGGAGGTGCCAGGAGGCCTGCATGCCGCTTTCGTGCGCAGCCCGCACGCGCATGCGACCATCCTGGGCATCGATACGGCCGCGGCCCTGCAAACAGAGGGCGTGGTCGCTGTCCTGACCGCAGCCGATATGTCGCGCTACCTGACGAATCTGCGCATGCCGCTGGGTTTTCCCACCACCGCCCTGCCGGCCGGCATCACGCCCTTCGTCCTGACGCCCCAGGAAGTCTGCTTCGTGGGCGAGGCGGTGGCGATGGTCATCGCCAACAGCCGCTATGCCGCGGAGGACGGCGCCGCCGATGTACAGGTCGACTATGCCCCCCTGCCCGCCGTTTCCGACTGCCGGCAGGCGCTCGAGCCACAGGCCCCGCGCGTGCGCACCGACTTCCCGGACAACGCGCTTACCCGCTTTACGGTCGCCTACGGCGAGTGCGAGCAGGCATTCGCACAGGCCGCGCATGTCTTCAAGGATTCATTGCACCAGCATCGCGGCGGCGCCCACCCGATGGAAGGACGCGGCGTGGTGGCCGAATACGACGAATTGCGCGATACGCTGACCGTATGGTCCTCCACGCAGATGGCGCATGAGCTGCAGTTCACGCTGGCCGAACTGCTGGGTTTGCCCGAGACGCGCATCCGCGTGATCGCGCCCGACGTCGGCGGCGGCTTCGGCGCCAAGTTCCTTATCTATCCCGAGGAAATCGCGATAGCGGCCGCGGCATTCCATTTGCGCCAGCCGATCAAATGGATCGAAGACCGCGTGGAGCACTTTCTCTCTTCCATCCAGGAGCGGGATCAATTCTGGGATGTCGAAATCGCCGTCGACGCGCAGGCCCGGGTGCTCGGCATACGCGGCAGCATGATCCACGACCAGGGGGCGTATACCCCCCAGGGCATCAATTGCCCCTACAACGCGGTAACCGGCGTCACGGGGCCCTATATCGTGCCGGCCTTCAGCATCGATGCCGTCGTCGCGCAGACCAACAAGATCTACACCATTCCGGTGCGCGGCGCCGGCTATCCCGAAGGCGCCTTTGTGATGGAACGCCTGCTCGACCGCGTCGCGCGGGGAATGGGGCTGGACCGCGCCGAGGTGCGGCGCCGCAACCTGGTGACGGTCGATAAGCTTCCCTACGTCAAGCCACTGAAGCAACGTTCGGGCAAGCCCATCACCCTGGATACCGGCGACTATCTGCAAAGCCAGGAAACCGTCCTGCACACGATCGACTACGCCGGTTTCGCCCAACGCAAGGCGCAGGCGCGCGCGCGAGGACGCCACATCGGCATCGGCCTTGCCAATGCGGTGAAGGGAACCGGCCGTGGCCCATTCGAATCGGCGTCGGTCAGGATATCCGCCACGGGCCATATCAGCGCCGCGACCGGCGCCATGGCCATGGGCCAGGGCATGCGCACCGCCATGGCCCAGATCGTCGCCGACGTGCTGGGCGTGCGGGTCAACGACGTACAGGTGGTTTCCGGCGACACATCGTCCATTTCCATGGGTATCGGCGGTTTCGCCAGCCGCCAGACCGTTACCGGCGGCTCTTCCATGCTGCTGGCCGCGCGCCAGGTCGAAGCGAAGGCGCGCAAGGTCGCCGCGCACGTACTGAAGGTCGAGGAAGACGCCCTGGAGGTCCGCGACGGCGTCGTGCGGGTGCGCAACAGCCCGGAAAACGCCATCACGCTGGCACAGATCGCGCGTGCCCTGCGAGGCATCCCCGGCTACGACCTTCCGCCCGGCGCCGGCGCGGGGCTGGAGGCCACGGTGTGCTGGGAGCCGGATGCAATGACCTACGCCAATGCCTGCCATGCCTGCGAAGTGGAGGTCGACATCGATACGGGCAACGTGGCCATCCTGCGCTACGTCGCCTTGCAGGATTGCGGCCGGCTCATCAATCCGCTGATCGTCGAGGGCCAGATACACGGCGGCATCGTCCACGGGATCGGCAACGCGCTATTCGAATACATGCGCTACGACCAGAACGCGCAGCCGCTGACAACGACCTTCGCCGACTATCTGCTGCCCACCTCCACGGAAATCCCGCATCTCGAACTGCTCTTCACCCAAAGCCCCACGGCCGCCAATCCGCTGGGTGTGAAGGGGGTCGGCGAAGTGGGCACGATACCGGTCACCGCCGCCATCGCCTCGGCCATCGACGACGCGCTGTCGGACTTCAACGTGCACGTAAGCGCCATCCCCGTGGATCCGGTACAGCTGGTGCGCCAAATGGCGCAGGCCGCCTGA
- a CDS encoding CoxG family protein — protein sequence MEITGEQCIPASQDAVWAALNDPAVLKACIPGCDSIERQSDNEYRISMLAAVGPVKARFHGRLAIRDADPPRGYSLAFEGSGGAAGFGKGGASVTLAPDDAGTRLAYAANAEVTGKLAQVGSRLMDGVAKKMAAEFFQRFKASFASPGQSAPADGHPVSAAAMATAPKPLPGRVAATPGAHPVPNDDRGLARGRDIVAELRVWQAIAVVAIASACLAIGYIIGTH from the coding sequence ATGGAGATAACCGGCGAACAGTGCATTCCTGCCTCGCAGGATGCGGTTTGGGCTGCACTGAACGATCCCGCGGTATTGAAGGCTTGCATCCCGGGTTGCGATTCGATCGAAAGGCAGTCCGACAATGAGTACCGTATCAGTATGCTTGCCGCGGTCGGCCCGGTGAAGGCCCGTTTCCATGGCCGGCTGGCCATTCGCGATGCCGATCCGCCGCGCGGCTACTCCCTGGCCTTCGAAGGTTCGGGTGGCGCCGCCGGCTTCGGCAAAGGCGGCGCTTCCGTCACTTTGGCCCCGGACGACGCCGGCACCCGGCTGGCCTACGCCGCCAACGCGGAAGTGACCGGCAAGCTCGCCCAGGTGGGGTCGCGGCTGATGGATGGCGTGGCGAAAAAAATGGCGGCGGAATTCTTCCAGCGCTTCAAGGCGAGCTTCGCGTCGCCCGGCCAGTCCGCGCCGGCGGATGGACATCCCGTATCGGCCGCGGCGATGGCGACCGCGCCAAAGCCTCTACCCGGCAGGGTGGCCGCCACGCCGGGCGCCCATCCCGTACCGAACGACGATCGGGGATTGGCGCGGGGCCGGGACATTGTTGCGGAATTGCGGGTATGGCAAGCGATCGCGGTGGTCGCCATCGCATCGGCCTGCCTGGCCATCGGCTACATCATCGGAACGCATTGA
- a CDS encoding ABC transporter substrate-binding protein: MKTATFLQRAILCAALCVGVASGATATAAEKLKLVFPTSSATLALPYLVAQKKGWLDAEAIQVSGDSNAVRALLAGTGDVAIVGAFNAFAAAGEGAKFKAIGTWQGINDYELIVASDIGGMKDIEGKIFAGTGPGGPPEEFSKLLFRKNGVDASKVRFIAVSGGHANIVQALLAGRASAGMVNTLSAVTGVRTGKVKILVSMASAYPQIGYVYNLVRNDRIDDPQLKPKLQQLTTAGIKASRYIMDHPDEAVQILLERYPDLDKALATDVVQELNRNKVWGVNGGISKEQVGATLDIFKSTGMLKANVDPGQLFDYRFIDVALKELGGK, from the coding sequence ATGAAAACCGCAACCTTCCTGCAGCGCGCCATCCTGTGCGCGGCGCTCTGCGTGGGCGTGGCGTCCGGGGCTACCGCCACGGCTGCCGAAAAACTCAAACTCGTCTTCCCGACATCGTCCGCCACGCTCGCCCTGCCCTATCTGGTGGCACAGAAGAAAGGCTGGCTGGATGCCGAAGCCATCCAGGTCAGCGGCGATTCCAATGCCGTGCGCGCCCTGCTCGCGGGCACGGGCGATGTGGCCATCGTCGGCGCGTTCAACGCCTTCGCCGCCGCGGGCGAAGGCGCGAAGTTCAAGGCCATCGGCACCTGGCAAGGCATCAACGACTACGAACTGATCGTCGCCAGCGACATCGGCGGCATGAAGGACATCGAAGGCAAGATCTTCGCCGGTACCGGTCCCGGCGGACCGCCGGAGGAATTCAGCAAGCTGCTGTTCCGCAAGAACGGTGTCGATGCCTCGAAGGTACGGTTCATCGCGGTATCCGGCGGACACGCGAACATTGTGCAAGCCCTGCTGGCCGGCCGGGCCTCGGCGGGCATGGTCAACACCCTGAGCGCCGTGACCGGCGTAAGAACCGGCAAGGTAAAGATCCTGGTCAGCATGGCGTCCGCCTATCCGCAGATCGGGTACGTCTATAACCTCGTCCGCAACGATCGCATCGATGATCCCCAGCTCAAGCCGAAGCTGCAGCAATTGACGACCGCCGGCATCAAGGCGTCGCGGTACATCATGGATCACCCCGACGAAGCGGTGCAGATCCTGCTCGAACGCTATCCCGACCTGGACAAGGCCCTGGCCACCGACGTTGTCCAGGAGCTGAACCGCAACAAGGTGTGGGGCGTGAACGGCGGAATCTCCAAGGAACAGGTCGGCGCCACGCTGGATATTTTCAAGAGCACCGGCATGCTGAAGGCGAATGTCGATCCCGGCCAGCTCTTCGACTACCGCTTTATCGACGTCGCGCTGAAAGAACTTGGAGGAAAGTAA
- a CDS encoding ABC transporter ATP-binding protein — MGSLSVLRAEDAATAVSSAMSGADAPMVDIRGLSKHYFVRDADNGGAPRRIVALEKVDATIARGEFISLLGPSGCGKTTLLRIAAGLTQWAEGSISIGGQPVNGPRKDACMVFQHFGLLPWRSVIANVGFPLELDGVSAKERHDRGMELLRLVGLTKYASHYPHELSGGMQQRVAIARALMRSPKVLFMDEPFGALDAQTREKLQEDFLKIWANIGTTVLFVTHSIDEALVLSDRIFVFTPSPGRLKAIVDSPLKDERLGGDPREHRAYGEARHELRRMLMESPQ; from the coding sequence ATGGGAAGCCTGTCGGTGCTAAGGGCCGAAGATGCCGCGACGGCCGTTTCGAGCGCCATGAGCGGCGCGGATGCGCCGATGGTGGACATCCGCGGCCTGAGCAAGCATTACTTCGTGCGCGACGCGGACAACGGTGGCGCGCCCCGCCGCATCGTTGCGCTGGAGAAAGTCGACGCCACGATCGCGCGCGGCGAATTCATTTCCCTGCTGGGCCCCAGCGGGTGCGGCAAGACGACCTTGCTACGTATCGCCGCGGGACTGACCCAATGGGCCGAGGGTTCCATCTCTATCGGAGGCCAACCGGTAAACGGCCCCCGCAAGGATGCCTGCATGGTGTTCCAGCACTTCGGCCTGCTCCCGTGGCGCAGCGTCATCGCGAATGTGGGCTTTCCGCTGGAGCTCGACGGGGTCTCGGCCAAGGAACGCCACGATCGCGGCATGGAACTGCTGCGGCTGGTCGGATTGACCAAGTATGCCTCGCACTACCCGCATGAATTGTCCGGCGGCATGCAACAGCGCGTCGCGATCGCGCGCGCGCTGATGCGCAGTCCGAAAGTGCTTTTCATGGACGAACCTTTCGGCGCACTGGACGCGCAAACGCGCGAAAAGCTGCAGGAAGACTTCCTGAAAATCTGGGCGAATATCGGCACGACCGTGCTGTTCGTCACGCACAGTATCGACGAAGCCCTGGTCCTGTCGGACCGTATTTTCGTTTTTACGCCCAGCCCCGGGCGCCTGAAAGCCATCGTGGACTCCCCTTTGAAAGACGAACGGCTCGGCGGCGACCCCCGCGAGCACCGCGCCTATGGCGAGGCACGCCACGAATTGCGCCGCATGTTGATGGAGAGTCCGCAATGA
- a CDS encoding ABC transporter permease — protein sequence MISSTASASKQRAATDGRPAGPKWWVAHPNIVRALSVAVFLLLWEYFGRRIDPLFLAPPSRIFAAAVELTNNGELGRALMATLYPFVIGMVISVIAGVVLGIAMAQSRLFEYIIDPFVNAFYAIPRIALVPLIMLWAGLDTTGKIVILVSNAIFPVIINTYAGIRDVRGSILEVGKAYGATRQQIFFKILLPSAVPFIMTGIRLTVGQAIIGIIVAEFLTAQTGLGGMIVYYANLFATAKLFVPIIVIGVLGVALTELVQFVERRFSRWRKLEQDRG from the coding sequence ATGATCAGTTCCACCGCTAGCGCTTCCAAGCAGCGCGCCGCGACCGACGGCCGGCCGGCCGGACCCAAATGGTGGGTCGCGCATCCGAATATCGTCCGCGCCCTGTCCGTTGCGGTTTTCCTGCTGCTGTGGGAGTACTTCGGCCGCCGCATCGACCCGCTATTCCTCGCTCCGCCCAGCCGCATCTTCGCGGCCGCCGTCGAACTGACGAACAACGGCGAATTGGGCAGGGCCTTGATGGCGACGCTGTACCCGTTCGTCATCGGCATGGTCATCAGCGTCATCGCGGGCGTGGTGCTGGGCATCGCCATGGCGCAGTCGCGCCTGTTCGAGTACATCATCGACCCCTTCGTCAACGCCTTCTACGCGATACCGCGTATCGCGCTAGTGCCGCTCATCATGCTATGGGCGGGCCTGGATACGACCGGCAAGATCGTGATCCTGGTGTCCAATGCGATTTTCCCGGTCATCATCAACACCTACGCCGGCATCCGTGACGTCCGCGGGTCCATACTCGAGGTAGGCAAGGCGTATGGCGCCACGCGCCAGCAGATCTTCTTCAAGATACTGCTCCCGTCGGCGGTGCCGTTCATCATGACGGGAATCCGGCTGACCGTCGGACAGGCCATCATCGGCATCATCGTGGCCGAATTCCTGACGGCGCAAACGGGCCTGGGCGGCATGATCGTCTACTACGCCAATCTGTTCGCCACCGCCAAGCTGTTCGTACCCATCATCGTGATCGGCGTGCTCGGCGTGGCCCTGACCGAACTGGTCCAATTCGTCGAGCGCCGCTTCTCGCGCTGGCGCAAGCTGGAGCAGGACCGTGGCTGA
- a CDS encoding aspartate dehydrogenase, with protein MAERGVPREPQRVALIGYGAMGGHVHRALEGDDQVRITHVVVPSGHVEATRARLNGRAAVAADIDDMEEPVDFALECAGHEAVAQTVPRLLARGVDVIIASVGALSQEGLAESLEAAALRGGAQLTLVPGAVAGIDALAAARQQGLQSVEYTGRKSPAGWRGTPAENALDLDALSVATPFFEGSAREAAALYPKNANVAAMVGLAGIGLDRTLVTLVADPRATHNNHRIVARGEFGELDVRTAGATLPDNPKTSMLAALSIVRAVRNRVAGIVI; from the coding sequence GTGGCTGAGCGTGGCGTTCCGCGCGAGCCGCAACGCGTCGCCCTGATCGGCTACGGCGCGATGGGCGGGCACGTCCATCGCGCGCTCGAAGGCGACGATCAGGTGCGCATTACCCATGTCGTCGTCCCCTCCGGACACGTGGAGGCCACCCGGGCCAGGCTGAACGGCAGGGCCGCGGTGGCCGCCGACATCGACGACATGGAAGAACCGGTGGATTTCGCGCTGGAGTGCGCCGGACACGAGGCAGTCGCGCAGACGGTACCCCGATTGCTGGCGCGCGGCGTGGACGTCATCATCGCCTCCGTCGGCGCCCTCAGCCAGGAGGGCCTGGCGGAATCCCTGGAAGCGGCCGCCCTGCGCGGCGGCGCCCAATTGACGCTGGTGCCCGGCGCCGTCGCCGGCATCGACGCGCTGGCCGCGGCGCGACAGCAGGGTCTGCAGTCGGTGGAGTACACGGGCCGCAAATCACCGGCCGGCTGGCGCGGCACGCCCGCGGAAAACGCGCTGGACCTGGATGCATTGAGCGTCGCCACGCCCTTCTTCGAGGGCAGCGCGCGCGAAGCCGCGGCGCTCTACCCCAAGAATGCCAATGTGGCGGCCATGGTCGGGCTGGCCGGCATCGGCCTGGACCGCACCCTCGTAACGCTCGTCGCCGACCCGCGGGCCACGCACAACAACCACAGGATCGTGGCGCGCGGCGAATTTGGCGAGCTCGACGTACGGACCGCCGGCGCGACGCTGCCGGACAATCCCAAGACATCGATGCTGGCGGCGCTATCCATCGTGCGCGCGGTACGCAACCGCGTGGCGGGCATCGTCATCTGA
- a CDS encoding TetR/AcrR family transcriptional regulator has product MTSHEAQTEARPPRDKARPVVRRESSRKTRETIIQAALAEFSSKGYDGGRVDEIALRAGINKNVLYHHFGNKDDLFTAVLEYTYDAIRSRQKDLQIRGMDPVDGMRRLVVFTGQVWVRFPEFQRILSSENLNQGKHIVTSAAIREMYNPLLETIRSLLQRGQEEGLFRENIDAVDLYISITSLTAHYVSNRYTFEAIFGQRLMTAQRIKQRLDHAAEMVLRYLRADNAPSPAH; this is encoded by the coding sequence ATGACTTCCCATGAAGCCCAGACCGAGGCACGCCCGCCGCGCGATAAAGCGCGGCCGGTGGTCCGCCGCGAAAGCTCCCGCAAGACGCGAGAGACGATTATCCAGGCAGCCTTGGCGGAGTTTTCGAGCAAGGGCTATGACGGCGGGCGGGTCGACGAGATCGCGCTGCGTGCCGGCATCAACAAGAACGTGCTGTATCACCACTTCGGGAACAAGGACGATCTGTTCACCGCGGTGCTGGAATACACCTATGACGCGATCCGCTCGCGCCAGAAGGACCTGCAGATCCGCGGCATGGACCCGGTCGACGGCATGCGGCGGCTGGTGGTGTTCACGGGGCAGGTCTGGGTGCGGTTCCCCGAATTCCAGCGCATCCTGTCCAGCGAAAACCTAAACCAGGGCAAGCATATCGTCACGTCGGCGGCGATACGGGAAATGTACAACCCTTTGCTGGAGACCATCCGCAGCCTGCTGCAGCGTGGCCAGGAGGAAGGGTTGTTCCGCGAGAACATCGATGCGGTGGACCTGTACATATCGATCACCTCGTTGACGGCGCATTACGTCAGCAACCGCTACACCTTCGAGGCGATCTTCGGCCAGCGCCTGATGACCGCGCAACGCATCAAGCAGCGCCTGGATCACGCCGCCGAGATGGTGCTGCGCTACCTGCGGGCGGACAATGCGCCGTCCCCGGCGCACTGA
- a CDS encoding cupin domain-containing protein codes for MAIARHPRPPELANATLEEIEQKYVARFSNRVPDWNAFEDARIEGFKRAQHRFIGAGGSGKVGDTTVIPARGFTLSIMFVNPGQGNAAHTHEVEEVFFVLQGFLDVFIQDEGGAPRWTRLGPWECIACPPGVIHGYENRSLEPVYFQVMLGRARPETMGYADEDLYKRRSAHLDPTHLS; via the coding sequence ATGGCTATCGCCCGTCATCCGCGGCCCCCCGAATTGGCCAACGCCACTCTGGAAGAAATCGAACAAAAGTACGTCGCGCGATTCTCCAACCGCGTGCCCGATTGGAACGCGTTCGAGGACGCCAGGATCGAAGGTTTCAAGCGCGCCCAGCATCGCTTCATCGGCGCGGGCGGCTCGGGCAAGGTCGGCGACACCACCGTCATCCCGGCGCGCGGCTTCACGCTAAGCATCATGTTCGTCAACCCGGGGCAGGGCAACGCGGCCCATACCCACGAGGTGGAGGAAGTGTTCTTCGTGCTCCAGGGCTTTCTGGACGTTTTCATCCAGGACGAAGGCGGCGCTCCGCGCTGGACGCGTCTCGGCCCCTGGGAGTGCATCGCGTGCCCGCCCGGGGTCATCCATGGCTACGAAAACCGCAGCCTCGAGCCGGTGTATTTCCAGGTCATGCTGGGACGTGCCCGCCCCGAGACCATGGGATATGCCGACGAGGATCTGTACAAGCGCCGTTCGGCGCACCTGGATCCCACGCATCTTTCATAA
- a CDS encoding Glu/Leu/Phe/Val family dehydrogenase: MQQTPTHALPSYLNPENLGPWGIYLQQIDRVTPYLGALGRWVETLKRPKRALIVDVPIELDNGRIAHFEGYRVQHNTSRGPGKGGVRFHQDVTLSEVMALAAWMSIKNAAVNLPYGGAKGGVRVDPRGLSQAELERITRRYTSEIGVIIGPSKDIPAPDVNTNAQIMAWMMDTYSMNEGSTATGVVTGKPVSLGGSLGRVEATGRGVFVVGCEAARDLGFDVNGARVIIQGFGNVGGTAARLFHGVGAKIIAVQDHTGTIYNEFGLDVPELLVHVSQNGGVGGYEKAQSLDPAEFWKLETEFLIPAALEGQINAANAAGIRAKVVVEGANGPTTPDADDILFDKGILVVPDVVANAGGVTVSYFEWVQDFSSFFWTEEEINHRLERIMRDAYSAVSQVSREHKVTLRTAAFIVACTRILQARQVRGLYP, translated from the coding sequence ATGCAACAAACGCCTACCCATGCCTTGCCGTCGTACCTGAATCCCGAAAATCTCGGCCCTTGGGGTATCTATCTGCAACAGATCGACCGCGTCACGCCCTATCTCGGGGCGCTGGGCCGCTGGGTCGAAACCCTGAAGCGCCCCAAGCGGGCCTTGATCGTCGATGTGCCGATCGAGCTGGATAATGGCCGCATCGCGCATTTCGAGGGCTACCGTGTTCAGCACAACACGTCGCGCGGACCGGGCAAGGGCGGGGTGCGTTTCCACCAGGACGTGACGCTGTCGGAAGTCATGGCCCTGGCGGCGTGGATGTCCATCAAGAATGCCGCGGTCAACCTGCCTTATGGCGGCGCCAAGGGCGGCGTCCGCGTCGACCCGCGCGGACTGTCCCAGGCGGAACTCGAACGCATCACGCGGCGCTATACCAGCGAGATCGGCGTCATCATCGGCCCGTCCAAGGACATTCCGGCGCCCGATGTGAACACCAACGCCCAGATCATGGCCTGGATGATGGATACCTATTCCATGAACGAGGGCTCCACGGCCACCGGGGTCGTTACCGGCAAGCCGGTATCCCTGGGCGGTAGCCTGGGCCGCGTCGAGGCCACCGGACGCGGCGTGTTCGTCGTGGGCTGCGAGGCGGCGCGCGACCTGGGCTTCGATGTGAATGGCGCACGCGTCATCATCCAGGGCTTCGGCAACGTGGGCGGTACCGCGGCGCGGCTGTTCCATGGCGTCGGCGCGAAGATCATCGCGGTGCAGGACCATACCGGCACGATCTATAACGAGTTCGGGCTGGATGTGCCGGAACTGCTGGTACACGTCTCGCAGAACGGCGGCGTCGGCGGCTACGAAAAGGCGCAGTCGCTCGATCCGGCGGAATTCTGGAAGCTCGAAACCGAATTCCTGATCCCCGCGGCGCTCGAAGGGCAGATCAACGCGGCGAATGCCGCGGGAATCCGGGCCAAGGTGGTGGTGGAGGGCGCCAACGGCCCGACCACGCCGGATGCCGACGACATCCTTTTCGACAAGGGCATCCTGGTCGTCCCGGACGTCGTGGCCAACGCCGGCGGCGTGACGGTCAGCTACTTCGAGTGGGTGCAGGATTTCTCCAGCTTCTTCTGGACCGAAGAAGAAATCAATCACCGCCTCGAGCGCATCATGCGCGATGCCTACTCCGCCGTGTCTCAGGTATCGCGCGAGCACAAGGTGACGCTGCGTACCGCGGCCTTCATCGTGGCGTGCACCCGCATCCTGCAGGCCCGCCAGGTGCGCGGCCTGTATCCCTGA
- a CDS encoding ABC transporter ATP-binding protein — protein MLKVDNLHVAYGGVQAVRGISLEVRPGEITALLGANGAGKSSTLAAIVGTVRPASGQVFFENGEITGTPPEKLVKRGIALIPEGARVFARQPVEQNLRLGAYTVPSEAVYRERLDHVYQVFPRLKERRAQLAGTMSGGERQMLAIGRALMSGPRLLLVDEPSLGLSPLLVEQVFDALAALNKQAGLSVLLVEQNMNAALDVATRAYVMQSGAIALSGDAAELAASDEVRRAYLGM, from the coding sequence ATGCTGAAAGTCGACAACCTGCATGTGGCCTATGGCGGCGTGCAAGCCGTGCGCGGGATCTCGCTGGAGGTCCGCCCGGGCGAGATCACCGCGCTGCTTGGCGCCAACGGCGCCGGCAAATCGAGCACGCTGGCGGCGATCGTCGGCACGGTGCGTCCGGCGTCGGGGCAGGTGTTTTTCGAAAACGGGGAAATTACCGGCACGCCGCCGGAGAAGCTCGTCAAACGGGGCATCGCATTGATCCCGGAAGGCGCCCGTGTATTTGCCCGCCAGCCGGTCGAGCAGAATCTTCGCCTGGGCGCCTACACCGTCCCCAGCGAGGCGGTTTACCGGGAACGCCTGGACCATGTCTATCAAGTCTTTCCGCGCCTGAAGGAAAGGCGGGCACAGCTCGCCGGCACCATGTCGGGCGGCGAGCGGCAAATGCTGGCGATCGGCCGCGCGCTGATGAGCGGCCCCCGGCTGCTGCTGGTGGACGAACCCAGCCTGGGCCTGTCGCCGCTCCTGGTAGAGCAGGTTTTCGATGCGCTGGCCGCGTTGAACAAGCAGGCGGGTCTTTCTGTCCTGCTGGTCGAGCAGAACATGAACGCGGCGCTCGATGTCGCGACGCGGGCGTATGTCATGCAAAGCGGGGCGATCGCGCTATCGGGGGATGCCGCGGAACTTGCGGCTTCCGACGAGGTACGGCGCGCGTACCTGGGAATGTAG
- a CDS encoding ABC transporter ATP-binding protein: MALLEVKQLTKRFGGLVANKDIDLDVEAGEIVAIIGPNGAGKSTLFNGLVGHHAPTSGSVTFNGRSMLGCKPEQVAAMGLVRTYQIPRNFGQMTVLENTMVGALLRHRRLNDAREAAQKVLELVGLADRADVKAAGLNVAGQKRVELARALATEPRMMLLDEVAGGLNPTEAIALSEILRRIHAAGVTLVIVEHVLEVVMRLAQRVLVLNFGQTIAEGPPQEIVRNPAVIEAYLGRKHRA; encoded by the coding sequence GTGGCTCTGCTTGAAGTCAAACAACTGACCAAACGCTTCGGCGGCCTGGTGGCCAACAAGGACATCGACCTGGATGTCGAGGCTGGCGAAATCGTTGCCATCATCGGCCCGAACGGTGCCGGCAAGAGCACCTTGTTCAACGGGCTGGTCGGCCATCACGCGCCCACTTCCGGCAGCGTGACCTTCAACGGGCGGTCCATGCTGGGCTGCAAGCCCGAGCAGGTGGCGGCCATGGGCCTGGTGCGCACGTACCAGATCCCGCGCAACTTCGGCCAGATGACGGTGCTGGAAAACACCATGGTGGGTGCTTTGCTGCGCCATCGCAGGCTGAACGACGCCCGCGAGGCGGCGCAGAAAGTGCTGGAACTGGTCGGGCTGGCCGACCGCGCCGATGTGAAGGCGGCCGGCTTGAACGTGGCGGGGCAGAAACGCGTGGAGCTGGCCCGCGCGCTGGCGACGGAGCCGCGCATGATGCTGCTGGACGAAGTCGCGGGCGGCCTGAACCCTACCGAAGCGATCGCGCTGTCGGAGATCCTGCGCCGCATCCATGCCGCGGGCGTCACGCTGGTCATCGTCGAACACGTGCTGGAAGTTGTGATGCGGCTGGCGCAACGGGTTTTGGTGTTGAACTTCGGCCAAACCATCGCGGAGGGGCCGCCGCAGGAAATCGTGCGCAATCCCGCTGTCATCGAGGCCTATCTGGGGAGAAAGCACCGTGCCTGA